DNA from Salinispora arenicola:
GCCGACGGCTTGCCGTCGCGCATGGCCATGATGAACATGTCTTCCATCAGTCGCGCGACGACGTTGACCTCGGCGGCGGCGGTCGGGTCGGCGAACATGAAGGCCCGGGTCATCGCCTCGGTCAGCATGGGGTCGCGCTGCATGGCGCGGGTGACCCGGCCGAGGACGAACACGGTTCTCTCGTGTGGCGTCTCGCCCGGGATGGCGGTGCGGCGGAGCCTGTCCTGCGTCCGCTCGAACTCCCTGGCGAGGGCGGACACCAAAAGGTGGATCTTGGAGGGGAAGTAGCGGTACAACGTGCCGAGTGCGACATCTGCGTGCTCGGCGACGGCGCGCATCTGCACCGCGTCGTATCCGCCCTTGGATGCCAGGACGAGGGTGGCGTCCAGGATGCGTCGCCTGCGCTCACGTTGTGCCGCCGACCCCTGCTCGGCGTCGCTCAGGCTGCCGGCGACACTCGGACTTCTGGTATTTGTTCTCGACGCCACCAGCTTGCCTTTCGTGGTCTTTGTCGAATTGGTAGCGGTCAGGCCCCGGCCCAAGCCTAGCAACGGACCGGTCGTGGCGTGGTCGGGGTGGCTGGCGATCGCTGCA
Protein-coding regions in this window:
- the kstR gene encoding cholesterol catabolism transcriptional regulator KstR, which translates into the protein MVASRTNTRSPSVAGSLSDAEQGSAAQRERRRRILDATLVLASKGGYDAVQMRAVAEHADVALGTLYRYFPSKIHLLVSALAREFERTQDRLRRTAIPGETPHERTVFVLGRVTRAMQRDPMLTEAMTRAFMFADPTAAAEVNVVARLMEDMFIMAMRDGKPSADDRAKARVIGDVWLSSLVAWVTRRASANDVHEHLELAARLLLR